A portion of the Lysinibacillus timonensis genome contains these proteins:
- a CDS encoding cobalamin-binding protein codes for MRLISICPSNTELVAYLGLTSSLIGVDNYSDWPRDIQALPKLGPDLNIDMEKVKELQPDLVLASLSVPGMERNIEELKKRNIPYVIVPNPKTLTEVADSLLFVGEVTNTKDKAKQLSIQFHQILEQYRSLSEQVKKPTTIYWEWWAKPIFTPGATNWITEISRLAGGRNVFEDMPQSSVKTDWEDVKKRNPDMICIIWVGVQTSKINPKVILKRPDANEMTAIQTNQLHILDEPLFCRPSPRLLLGLNKIASILHPEIYPPFNEMIDPLLD; via the coding sequence ATGAGATTAATATCCATTTGTCCGAGTAATACGGAATTAGTTGCATATTTAGGTTTAACCTCTTCACTTATAGGCGTAGATAACTATTCGGATTGGCCAAGGGATATTCAAGCATTACCAAAACTTGGGCCTGATTTAAATATTGACATGGAAAAAGTGAAGGAATTACAACCTGATTTAGTTCTCGCATCGCTTTCAGTACCTGGAATGGAGCGCAATATTGAAGAACTAAAGAAACGTAATATCCCTTATGTCATCGTTCCGAATCCGAAAACATTAACAGAGGTTGCGGATAGTTTACTTTTTGTAGGTGAAGTGACAAATACAAAAGATAAGGCGAAACAATTATCCATACAATTCCATCAAATTCTAGAACAATATCGTTCTCTATCAGAGCAAGTCAAAAAGCCAACTACTATTTATTGGGAATGGTGGGCAAAACCGATTTTCACACCTGGGGCAACGAACTGGATTACTGAAATAAGTAGACTTGCAGGGGGGAGAAATGTTTTCGAAGATATGCCTCAATCGAGTGTGAAAACGGATTGGGAAGACGTAAAGAAAAGAAATCCTGATATGATCTGTATCATTTGGGTTGGCGTTCAAACATCAAAAATAAATCCAAAGGTAATCTTAAAACGACCAGACGCAAATGAGATGACAGCTATTCAAACCAATCAGCTCCATATTTTAGATGAACCATTATTCTGTCGTCCGTCACCTAGATTACTTCTAGGTCTGAATAAAATTGCAAGTATCCTTCACCCTGAGATTTATCCACCGTTTAACGAAATGATAGATCCACTATTAGATTAA
- a CDS encoding cobyrinate a,c-diamide synthase, with protein MNERRIVIAGTGSGVGKTTLTIGLMAALKKRGLTVQGFKCGPDYIDPSYHTAVTKRVSRNLDSWMLSTTRVLDIFKRGSRGADISIIEGVMGFYDGKNPETNEGSTAEISMITNSPVILVVNCESMARSAAAIVKGFQVFAQGSNIVAVIANKVGSEGHYHLVKKAIEQVCDVPVIGYLKREINIAIPERHLGLIPSMERGELDSYFDQLGSLVAETIDLNQLIKLAEVAPLPKCQEPSLFEDKKETIVKIAVAKDAAFNFYYPENLELMESKGVEVVYFSPLEDEELPCDVDGLYLGGGFPEEFAQILASNDRVKQSIKAAIENGLPTLAECGGFMYLTESIESTDHKTYEMVGLIPGRVQMQTRLAALGYREISGENDNYLLGGYKARGHEYHYSIFKTNGEELPYAYKSVGMRGVMKEGYLVHNLVAGYTHFHFASCPEMVDNWVNKCVEHKARRIHTP; from the coding sequence TTGAATGAACGAAGAATCGTCATCGCAGGTACTGGGAGCGGTGTTGGCAAAACAACGTTAACAATTGGGTTAATGGCTGCGTTAAAAAAGAGAGGCCTAACAGTACAAGGATTTAAATGTGGCCCTGATTATATCGACCCTTCCTATCATACAGCTGTTACAAAACGGGTGTCCCGAAATTTAGACAGCTGGATGCTTTCAACTACTAGAGTACTAGATATTTTCAAGCGTGGAAGTAGGGGGGCGGATATCTCCATCATTGAAGGTGTAATGGGATTTTATGACGGAAAAAATCCTGAAACGAATGAAGGCAGTACGGCTGAAATCAGCATGATCACAAATAGTCCAGTAATTCTCGTTGTTAATTGTGAGAGCATGGCTCGGAGTGCGGCAGCCATTGTAAAAGGCTTTCAAGTATTTGCACAAGGGTCAAATATCGTAGCAGTAATCGCGAATAAAGTCGGAAGTGAAGGGCATTATCATCTCGTCAAAAAAGCAATTGAACAGGTATGCGATGTACCTGTAATTGGTTATTTAAAACGAGAAATAAATATTGCAATTCCAGAGCGACATCTAGGGCTAATTCCATCGATGGAAAGAGGAGAGCTAGATTCCTATTTTGATCAATTAGGTTCACTAGTTGCAGAAACCATCGACTTAAATCAACTTATAAAATTGGCAGAGGTAGCGCCTCTACCTAAATGTCAAGAACCCTCACTATTTGAGGATAAGAAGGAAACAATAGTGAAAATCGCAGTTGCGAAGGATGCTGCTTTTAATTTTTATTATCCAGAAAATCTAGAGTTGATGGAATCAAAAGGGGTAGAGGTTGTTTATTTCTCACCACTTGAAGATGAAGAATTGCCATGTGATGTGGACGGGCTTTATTTAGGAGGAGGCTTTCCTGAAGAGTTCGCTCAAATTCTTGCTTCTAATGATCGAGTGAAGCAATCAATAAAAGCGGCAATCGAAAATGGACTACCAACACTTGCTGAATGTGGGGGCTTCATGTATCTAACGGAGTCAATTGAATCAACTGATCATAAAACATATGAAATGGTTGGGTTAATACCAGGGAGAGTACAAATGCAAACAAGGTTAGCTGCATTAGGATACCGAGAGATTAGTGGGGAAAATGACAATTATCTTCTTGGTGGTTATAAGGCACGTGGGCATGAATACCATTACTCAATTTTTAAGACAAATGGAGAGGAACTTCCTTACGCCTATAAATCAGTTGGCATGAGAGGTGTAATGAAGGAAGGTTATTTAGTACACAACTTAGTAGCTGGTTATACTCATTTTCACTTTGCTTCCTGCCCTGAAATGGTTGATAACTGGGTTAATAAATGCGTAGAGCATAAGGCAAGGCGGATTCATACCCCTTAA
- a CDS encoding cobyric acid synthase — protein sequence MGKAIPLMIQGTHSDAGKSSIVTALCRIFHKEGYKTAPFKSQNMALNSYITVDGKEIGRAQGVQAEAAGIIATTDMNPILIKPTGEYKSQIVVNGKPFQNMKAGEYRQDFYEKGLKIIEESYKKLSDVYERIIIEGAGSPAEINLNDRELVNMRVARIANAPVILVGDIEKGGVFASLVGTLQLLEPDDRKRIIGVIINKFRGDVSLLQPGLDWFEEYTGVPILGVVPFIENMFIEAEDSVVLSRYTAAKNISKEIDIAVIRLPMISNFTDIDPLFEESDCHVRFVRTVEELGEPDLIIIPGSKNTIEDMMYLNNTGLSNRILHLVKEKDRTIFGICGGYQMLGEKIVDPYKVESSYEVANGLGLLPMTTKMTPMKTTIHSEGVAHFGENMIPVSGYEIHMGESQFETKYDHLIRLSNRREGAITSNRKTIGTYLHGIFHNDEFREVILNDIRIMKGLEPIYNRASFTQKREEGFDLLAKVVKEHLDIERIHQMIIDYQKDQTN from the coding sequence ATGGGAAAAGCAATTCCGCTAATGATACAAGGAACACATTCCGATGCAGGAAAGAGCTCTATCGTAACAGCCTTATGTAGAATCTTTCATAAAGAGGGTTACAAGACAGCTCCGTTTAAGTCTCAAAACATGGCATTAAATTCATATATTACAGTTGATGGAAAGGAAATTGGTCGGGCGCAAGGAGTACAAGCAGAGGCAGCTGGCATTATCGCCACAACAGATATGAATCCGATTTTAATAAAACCGACTGGAGAGTATAAATCCCAAATTGTTGTTAATGGGAAGCCTTTTCAAAATATGAAGGCAGGCGAATACCGACAAGATTTTTATGAAAAAGGCCTAAAAATTATCGAAGAATCATATAAAAAATTATCGGATGTTTATGAACGTATTATCATTGAAGGAGCGGGAAGTCCTGCCGAAATTAATCTAAATGATCGTGAGCTTGTTAATATGCGAGTAGCAAGGATTGCTAACGCACCAGTCATTTTAGTTGGAGATATTGAGAAGGGTGGTGTATTTGCTAGTTTAGTAGGAACATTGCAGCTTCTTGAACCAGATGATCGAAAGCGTATTATCGGGGTCATCATTAATAAATTTAGAGGTGACGTTTCCTTATTGCAACCAGGACTCGATTGGTTTGAGGAATATACAGGTGTTCCGATCTTGGGTGTTGTTCCTTTTATTGAAAATATGTTTATCGAAGCAGAAGATTCTGTAGTGCTTAGTCGTTATACAGCCGCAAAGAACATTAGCAAGGAAATTGATATTGCAGTCATTCGTCTCCCGATGATTTCAAACTTCACTGATATCGATCCATTATTTGAAGAATCGGATTGTCATGTTCGTTTTGTTCGTACGGTTGAGGAACTAGGTGAACCCGATTTGATTATCATACCTGGTAGTAAAAATACAATAGAAGATATGATGTATTTAAACAATACGGGGCTTTCGAATAGAATATTACATCTAGTAAAAGAAAAAGATAGAACCATCTTCGGAATTTGTGGTGGTTATCAAATGCTAGGTGAAAAAATTGTAGATCCATATAAAGTCGAGTCATCTTATGAAGTCGCGAATGGATTAGGACTGTTACCGATGACAACTAAGATGACCCCTATGAAAACAACTATTCACTCAGAAGGGGTTGCTCACTTCGGCGAAAATATGATTCCAGTATCGGGCTATGAAATTCATATGGGTGAATCTCAGTTTGAAACAAAGTATGATCATTTAATTCGATTATCTAACCGAAGGGAAGGCGCAATTACTTCAAATCGGAAAACGATAGGGACTTATTTACATGGTATCTTTCATAACGATGAATTCCGTGAAGTAATCCTCAATGATATTAGGATAATGAAGGGGCTAGAACCTATATATAATCGAGCCTCCTTTACTCAGAAAAGGGAGGAAGGCTTTGACTTGTTGGCAAAAGTTGTTAAGGAACATCTGGATATTGAAAGAATTCATCAAATGATCATTGATTATCAAAAAGATCAAACTAATTAA
- a CDS encoding cob(I)yrinic acid a,c-diamide adenosyltransferase, with protein sequence MSQAKAKQKGLTLVYTGHGKGKTTSALGLALRATGRGLKVKIYQFIKSPQRTYGEQIALQKLGVEMVQLGIGFTWTKTPEEHREALKKAWPIAKDAVMSGEYDLVILDELNNALAIDKFPIDDVLPLGEVLDVIKNKPSHVHLVITGRDAMQEVRDLADLVSVVEPEKHYYDEGIPAVKGIEF encoded by the coding sequence GTGAGTCAAGCAAAAGCAAAACAAAAAGGTTTAACACTAGTTTATACAGGTCATGGCAAAGGAAAAACAACTTCAGCGCTAGGATTGGCGCTTCGTGCAACTGGAAGAGGGCTGAAAGTTAAGATTTATCAATTTATAAAATCGCCTCAGCGTACATATGGTGAACAAATTGCACTTCAAAAGCTTGGGGTAGAAATGGTGCAACTCGGTATCGGCTTCACTTGGACCAAAACGCCAGAAGAACATAGAGAAGCGTTAAAAAAAGCTTGGCCAATTGCTAAAGATGCGGTAATGAGTGGCGAGTACGACCTAGTTATTTTAGATGAACTGAATAATGCGCTAGCGATAGATAAATTCCCAATTGATGATGTATTACCACTTGGAGAAGTATTAGATGTAATTAAAAATAAACCTTCCCATGTACACCTTGTTATTACAGGAAGGGATGCTATGCAAGAAGTGCGTGATCTAGCTGATCTCGTGTCTGTCGTTGAACCTGAAAAACATTATTATGATGAAGGCATTCCTGCTGTAAAAGGGATAGAATTTTAG